In one Sphingobium sp. MI1205 genomic region, the following are encoded:
- the mfd gene encoding transcription-repair coupling factor, protein MTDLLKILKAKSPITLSGVPAGFQPWLLADIARAAPARTMFVAPDEQLMRAVADTAHYFAPEIETVEIPAWDCLPYDRASPSLRTASARLAGLYALQGEPKGPQLVLTTLNALTQRTLTPFRVRQLVAKLAPKERIAISRLAEMLQANGYVRTDTVHDRGEFAIRGGIVDLFPGGEEQPLRLDFFGDEIETVRRFDPADQRTSGSVEGFTLLPASEALLDEETIKRFRGRYRETFGATATGDPLYQAVSDGRRLAGMEHWLPLFEERLVPMTEHLGDDTVILLDHGVPGSADARFEAIRDYHANRVQAKSSDPGAYRPLEPKALYLDAGEWAGIVRDWPMHETTPFHEPESATVLDFEVDGPRDFAPERAQNANVYEAVGKHIASLHKAKKKVVIASYSVGARERLSGLLIDHGLKRIAAADSWQEALGIAAGGSTVLTVLPLDHGFTAPDVAVLTEQDMLGDRLVRRAKRKKSADAFLAELATLSPGDLVVHMDHGIGRYEGLTQIPVAKAAHDCVALEYAGGDKLYVPVENLEVLSRYGSDSDGVSLDKLGGEAWQRRKAKMKERIREIAGELLKTAAERALRAATVAEPDSAGYPAFVDRFPYQETEDQDRAIGDVIEDLGAGRPMDRLVCGDVGFGKTEVALRAAFVAAMAGMQVVLICPTTLLARQHHMNFEERFRGFPVNIGRLSRLVPDKEAKAVKAGLADGTIDIVVGTHALLAKGLEFKRLGLVIVDEEQRFGVTHKERLKSLKTDVHVLTLTATPIPRTLQMAMSGLRELSVIQTPPVDRLAVRTYIMPWDGVVIREALLREHYRGGQSFFVVPRIADLTEIEEFLRTEVPEVRPVVAHGQMSASEVEERMSAFYDKRYDVLLSTTIVESGLDIPSANTLIIHRADRFGLAQLYQLRGRVGRAKTRAYAYFTTPTNRIITETAEKRLKVLSDLDTLGAGFQLASHDLDIRGAGNLVGDEQSGHIKEVGFELYQSMLEDAILEAKAGGAGVERRDSFSPQISVDAPILIPEDYVPDLDLRMGLYRRLNEVEDRQGLEAFAAELIDRFGKLPAPTQNLFKIIEIKQNCVAANIAKIDVGPKGALVSFFEDRFPNPAGLVSYIQRLDGVARLRPDSKVVVNRAWADPAARLNGALQLSKGLAKAAG, encoded by the coding sequence ATGACCGATCTTCTGAAAATCCTCAAAGCGAAATCTCCCATCACCCTTTCGGGCGTGCCGGCCGGGTTTCAGCCCTGGTTGCTGGCGGACATAGCGCGGGCTGCGCCTGCGCGAACCATGTTTGTTGCACCCGATGAGCAACTGATGCGGGCGGTGGCGGATACGGCGCACTATTTCGCCCCGGAAATTGAGACTGTCGAGATACCGGCCTGGGACTGCCTGCCCTACGACCGGGCGAGCCCTTCGCTCCGTACGGCTTCTGCGCGGTTGGCGGGGCTTTATGCGCTTCAAGGTGAGCCGAAGGGACCGCAGCTTGTCCTGACCACGCTCAATGCCCTGACGCAACGCACGCTGACGCCCTTTCGCGTCCGGCAACTGGTGGCCAAGCTCGCTCCCAAGGAGCGGATCGCGATTTCGCGACTGGCCGAGATGTTGCAGGCCAACGGCTATGTGCGGACCGATACGGTGCACGACCGCGGCGAGTTTGCGATTCGCGGCGGCATCGTCGATCTGTTTCCCGGGGGCGAGGAGCAGCCGTTACGACTCGACTTCTTCGGGGACGAAATTGAGACGGTGCGCCGCTTCGATCCCGCCGACCAACGAACCAGCGGGAGCGTCGAGGGCTTCACCCTGCTCCCCGCCTCCGAGGCGCTGCTCGATGAGGAGACGATAAAGCGTTTTCGGGGCCGCTATCGCGAAACGTTCGGAGCGACAGCAACGGGCGATCCACTCTATCAGGCGGTGAGCGACGGGCGGCGGCTGGCGGGGATGGAGCACTGGCTGCCGCTGTTCGAGGAACGGCTGGTGCCGATGACCGAGCATCTGGGCGACGATACCGTCATCTTGCTCGACCACGGCGTGCCCGGATCGGCGGACGCCCGGTTCGAGGCGATACGTGACTATCACGCCAATCGCGTGCAGGCGAAGTCATCCGATCCGGGGGCATATCGGCCGCTGGAACCCAAAGCGCTTTATCTGGATGCCGGGGAATGGGCCGGGATCGTGCGCGACTGGCCCATGCATGAGACCACGCCCTTTCACGAACCGGAAAGCGCGACCGTCCTCGATTTCGAGGTTGACGGGCCGCGTGATTTCGCGCCTGAGCGGGCGCAGAACGCCAATGTTTATGAGGCGGTAGGGAAACATATTGCCTCCCTCCACAAGGCAAAGAAGAAGGTCGTCATCGCCAGCTATTCCGTGGGCGCACGGGAACGACTTTCGGGGCTGCTCATCGATCATGGACTGAAACGGATTGCGGCCGCGGATAGCTGGCAGGAGGCGCTGGGCATCGCCGCCGGCGGCAGCACCGTGCTGACCGTCCTGCCGCTGGATCATGGCTTCACGGCGCCGGATGTGGCGGTGCTGACCGAACAGGACATGCTAGGTGACCGGCTGGTGCGGCGCGCCAAGCGGAAGAAGAGCGCTGACGCCTTCCTCGCGGAGCTGGCGACGCTCTCGCCAGGCGATCTGGTCGTGCATATGGACCATGGCATTGGCCGCTATGAGGGACTGACACAGATCCCGGTTGCAAAGGCGGCGCACGATTGCGTCGCCCTTGAGTATGCGGGCGGCGACAAGCTCTACGTGCCGGTGGAGAATCTGGAGGTCCTCTCCCGCTATGGCTCCGACAGCGATGGCGTCAGCCTCGACAAGCTGGGTGGCGAGGCTTGGCAGCGGCGCAAGGCGAAGATGAAGGAGCGCATCCGCGAGATTGCGGGTGAATTGCTCAAGACGGCTGCGGAGCGCGCCCTTCGCGCAGCGACCGTGGCGGAACCCGATAGCGCCGGCTATCCAGCGTTCGTGGATCGCTTCCCCTATCAGGAAACCGAAGATCAGGATCGCGCGATCGGCGATGTGATCGAGGACCTGGGAGCGGGCCGTCCGATGGATCGGTTGGTGTGCGGAGACGTAGGTTTCGGCAAGACCGAAGTCGCCCTGCGTGCAGCCTTCGTCGCAGCGATGGCTGGGATGCAGGTTGTGTTGATCTGCCCAACCACCCTGCTCGCCCGTCAGCATCATATGAATTTCGAGGAGCGCTTCCGGGGTTTTCCTGTGAACATCGGACGCTTGTCGCGTCTGGTTCCGGACAAGGAAGCCAAGGCCGTGAAGGCGGGTCTTGCCGATGGAACCATCGATATCGTGGTCGGCACCCACGCACTCCTCGCCAAGGGTCTGGAGTTCAAGCGGCTCGGTCTTGTCATCGTCGATGAGGAACAGCGGTTCGGCGTCACCCACAAGGAGCGGCTCAAGAGCCTCAAGACCGATGTGCATGTGCTGACGCTGACTGCGACGCCGATCCCCCGCACCTTGCAGATGGCTATGTCGGGATTGCGGGAGTTGTCCGTCATCCAGACCCCGCCGGTCGATCGCTTGGCGGTGCGCACCTATATCATGCCCTGGGATGGGGTGGTGATCCGCGAGGCTCTGCTGCGCGAACATTATCGCGGGGGGCAGAGCTTCTTCGTGGTGCCGCGCATTGCCGACCTGACAGAAATAGAGGAGTTCCTGCGGACCGAAGTGCCGGAGGTGCGCCCCGTCGTCGCTCACGGCCAGATGTCGGCGAGCGAGGTCGAGGAGCGCATGTCGGCCTTCTACGACAAACGGTATGATGTGCTTCTCTCGACCACGATCGTGGAGAGCGGCCTTGATATCCCCTCGGCCAACACGCTCATCATCCACCGCGCGGATCGGTTCGGGCTCGCACAGCTCTATCAGTTGCGCGGACGCGTCGGCCGGGCCAAGACGCGGGCCTATGCTTATTTCACGACGCCCACGAACCGGATCATCACCGAAACGGCAGAGAAGCGGTTGAAGGTGCTGTCCGACCTGGACACGCTTGGCGCAGGCTTCCAGTTGGCGAGCCACGATCTCGATATTCGCGGGGCGGGCAACCTGGTGGGCGACGAGCAATCGGGCCATATCAAAGAGGTCGGATTCGAACTTTATCAGTCGATGCTGGAGGACGCCATCCTCGAAGCAAAGGCTGGCGGAGCCGGTGTGGAACGGCGGGACAGCTTCTCCCCGCAAATCAGCGTGGACGCGCCAATCCTCATCCCGGAGGATTATGTGCCGGATCTGGACCTGCGCATGGGTCTGTACCGACGCCTGAACGAGGTCGAAGATCGGCAGGGGCTGGAGGCTTTCGCAGCCGAGTTGATCGACCGGTTCGGAAAACTGCCCGCGCCGACCCAGAACCTCTTCAAGATCATCGAGATCAAGCAGAATTGCGTCGCAGCCAATATCGCAAAGATCGATGTCGGCCCGAAGGGTGCACTGGTCAGCTTCTTCGAGGATCGCTTTCCCAACCCTGCGGGATTGGTCTCATATATTCAGCGGCTGGACGGCGTCGCGCGGTTGCGGCCGGATAGCAAGGTCGTGGTTAACAGAGCCTGGGCTGATCCCGCAGCGCGATTGAATGGAGCGTTGCAACTTTCGAAGGGACTCGCAAAGGCGGCAGGATAA
- a CDS encoding FAD assembly factor SdhE encodes MNEDPRIRRLQFRAWHRGIKEADLAVGGFFDRYHDTWSEEEIQWFERFMDEQDADIMAWAMGTLPVPAEWQGPMWDRFAKLDFVEIGKK; translated from the coding sequence GTGAACGAAGATCCCCGCATTCGCCGCCTGCAATTTCGCGCCTGGCACCGCGGCATAAAAGAAGCGGATCTGGCGGTGGGCGGATTCTTCGATCGCTATCACGACACCTGGAGCGAGGAAGAAATTCAGTGGTTCGAGCGCTTCATGGATGAACAGGATGCGGACATCATGGCTTGGGCGATGGGGACTTTGCCGGTTCCAGCCGAGTGGCAGGGACCAATGTGGGACAGATTCGCCAAGCTGGATTTTGTCGAGATCGGGAAGAAATAG
- the recG gene encoding ATP-dependent DNA helicase RecG codes for MRPDILNPLFAEIEALKGVGPALAKPLERLGLARVVDVAFHLPVSFVDRRMVNELAIGDSGRVIGVELTPVDYRASGSTRAPFRVIAQDRHGNSVALVYFGKNSGWPRKLLPLNEPKFVSGKLEAYGENLQIVHPDYVLPPEEAASIPAREPVYGLSEGLTNNRMRDLVEQALARAPELLEWIEPSLLARKGWPSWREALTRIHADPSDAQARERLAYDEIFAGQLALMLVRQSSRKRRGLAIAGDGRLRAMLKLPFAPTGAQRRAFGEVEGDMAQPVPMLRLLQGDVGSGKTLVALMALLNTVEAGAQGALLAPTEILARQHYETLRRMASGLPVTISILTGREKGRARESTLMGLADGSIDILVGTHAIFQDAVRYRKLALAVIDEQHRFGVAQRMMLAAKGERTPHLLVMTATPIPRTLTLTYYGEMDVSRLDEMPPGRQPIQTVVMSANRLDEVVDALARHVEGGGQAYWVCPLVEESEKSDLAAAEARAETLKMRFGDRVGLVHGRMKGPEKDAAMEAFAANRTQILVATTVIEVGVDVPNSSLIIIEGADRFGLAQLHQLRGRVGRGQNHSVCILLRGGALSETSRARLALMRETNDGFRIAEEDLRLRGAGEILGTRQSGEQQLKIATPEHLSALLDAARDDAHLLIDRDGGLDEARGQAARTCLYLFERDAAVGLLRSG; via the coding sequence ATGCGCCCAGATATCCTCAACCCACTCTTCGCCGAAATCGAAGCACTGAAAGGCGTAGGCCCTGCGCTCGCCAAGCCGCTGGAGCGACTGGGGCTTGCGCGCGTAGTCGATGTGGCCTTTCACCTGCCGGTCAGCTTCGTCGATCGCCGCATGGTGAACGAGCTTGCGATTGGCGATTCCGGGCGAGTGATCGGCGTCGAACTCACCCCCGTCGATTATCGGGCCTCGGGTAGTACACGCGCGCCCTTTCGCGTCATTGCGCAGGACAGACATGGCAACTCGGTCGCACTGGTCTATTTTGGCAAGAATAGTGGCTGGCCCAGAAAGCTGCTGCCCCTCAACGAACCCAAATTCGTCTCCGGCAAGCTGGAAGCCTATGGCGAGAATCTTCAGATCGTCCATCCAGACTATGTCCTGCCGCCGGAAGAAGCCGCCAGCATTCCGGCGCGCGAGCCGGTCTACGGTCTTTCCGAAGGTCTCACCAACAATCGCATGCGCGACCTTGTGGAGCAGGCGCTGGCGCGTGCGCCTGAACTTCTCGAATGGATCGAACCCAGTCTGTTGGCGCGGAAGGGTTGGCCTTCCTGGCGAGAGGCTCTAACCCGGATCCACGCCGATCCTTCCGACGCGCAAGCGCGCGAGCGCCTCGCCTACGACGAAATCTTCGCGGGACAACTCGCACTGATGCTGGTTCGCCAGTCGTCACGCAAGCGCAGAGGACTGGCGATTGCTGGGGATGGTCGCCTGCGCGCCATGCTGAAACTGCCCTTTGCGCCCACTGGTGCCCAACGGCGCGCGTTTGGGGAGGTTGAAGGCGACATGGCCCAGCCGGTGCCGATGCTCCGGCTGCTCCAGGGTGATGTGGGGTCGGGTAAGACGCTGGTCGCCCTGATGGCGCTGCTCAACACGGTGGAGGCGGGCGCTCAAGGCGCACTGCTCGCGCCCACCGAAATCCTCGCACGGCAGCATTATGAGACGCTGCGCAGAATGGCATCGGGCCTTCCCGTCACTATCTCCATCCTCACGGGACGCGAAAAAGGCAGGGCGCGTGAGTCCACGTTGATGGGTCTGGCGGACGGGAGTATCGACATTCTTGTTGGCACCCACGCCATTTTTCAGGATGCCGTGCGCTACAGGAAGCTCGCTCTTGCCGTGATCGACGAACAGCATCGCTTCGGCGTCGCCCAGCGCATGATGCTGGCCGCCAAGGGCGAACGTACGCCTCACCTGCTTGTGATGACCGCCACGCCGATCCCTCGCACGCTGACGCTCACCTATTATGGCGAGATGGATGTTTCGCGCCTGGACGAGATGCCGCCGGGCCGACAGCCAATTCAGACTGTAGTGATGTCCGCCAACCGGCTGGACGAGGTGGTCGATGCCCTCGCGCGCCATGTCGAAGGCGGTGGCCAAGCTTATTGGGTGTGTCCTCTGGTGGAGGAAAGCGAAAAGAGTGACCTTGCAGCCGCAGAGGCGCGGGCCGAAACACTCAAGATGCGGTTCGGCGATCGCGTCGGGTTGGTCCACGGCCGCATGAAGGGCCCGGAGAAGGACGCCGCGATGGAGGCGTTCGCTGCCAACCGGACGCAGATACTTGTCGCCACCACCGTGATCGAAGTTGGCGTCGATGTGCCCAATTCCAGCCTGATCATCATCGAAGGTGCCGACCGCTTTGGACTGGCGCAACTGCATCAGCTGAGAGGAAGGGTGGGCCGGGGCCAGAATCACAGCGTCTGCATCCTCTTGCGCGGTGGTGCGCTGTCGGAGACATCCCGCGCGCGTCTCGCCCTGATGCGTGAAACCAATGATGGCTTCCGCATAGCCGAAGAAGATTTGCGGTTGCGGGGAGCGGGCGAAATCCTCGGCACCCGTCAGTCTGGCGAGCAGCAACTGAAGATCGCGACGCCGGAGCATCTGTCCGCCCTGCTCGACGCAGCCCGCGACGACGCGCATCTGCTCATTGACCGAGACGGCGGGCTCGACGAAGCGAGAGGCCAAGCTGCGCGGACGTGCCTCTATCTGTTCGAGCGTGACGCGGCTGTGGGATTGCTCCGTAGCGGCTGA
- a CDS encoding PilZ domain-containing protein, translating into MSSVLASLAQVARSRDPSINQRRAARVLVDMVSHITARGRTHGIRVINISELGLMCRSDAELSIGERVSVWLPMIKDVQAEVRWAEDGRVGMEFCAPIQPRIYESMLSLIPPRQTAW; encoded by the coding sequence ATGTCTTCGGTGCTCGCCAGCCTCGCTCAGGTCGCCCGTTCGCGGGATCCTTCCATCAATCAGCGCCGCGCAGCGCGCGTGTTGGTGGATATGGTCAGCCATATCACGGCGCGAGGTCGCACCCACGGCATCAGGGTTATCAACATTTCCGAGCTTGGACTGATGTGCCGGTCCGATGCCGAACTGTCGATCGGCGAGCGCGTGTCGGTGTGGCTGCCGATGATAAAGGACGTTCAGGCGGAGGTGCGCTGGGCTGAGGATGGCCGGGTCGGCATGGAGTTTTGCGCTCCCATCCAGCCGCGGATTTACGAATCGATGCTCTCGCTCATCCCGCCGCGCCAGACGGCTTGGTAA
- the tyrS gene encoding tyrosine--tRNA ligase produces the protein MSNYQSDLLRLLETRGYIHQLTDAEGLDALAARQVVPGYIGFDPTAPSLHVGHLVSIMMLRQLQKAGHKPIVLMGGGTGKIGDPSFKDEARKLLTTDAIAANVSSIKQVFERFLTFGDGPADAIMVDNADWLDKLEYIPFLRDIGQHFSVNRMLSFDSVKMRLDREQSLSFLEFNYMILQAYDFLELSRRSACRLQMGGSDQWGNIVNGVELARRVDGTHVFGLTTPLLTNADGTKMGKTVGGAVWLNEDQLSSYDYWQFWRNTADADVANRLRLFTDLPMDEVTRLASLQGAEINEAKKILANEATALCRGADAATLAAETARKTFEEGASDANLPTVSLGAEGLNIVQGTTALGFAASNKEVRRKLSEGAIRVNGEVVSDPALTLKPGDKVSFGAKKHGLITD, from the coding sequence ATGAGCAACTATCAGTCCGATCTACTCCGCCTGCTCGAAACGCGCGGCTACATTCACCAGCTGACCGATGCGGAGGGGCTGGACGCGCTCGCCGCCAGGCAGGTGGTGCCGGGCTATATCGGTTTCGATCCGACTGCGCCGTCGCTGCATGTCGGGCATCTGGTGTCCATCATGATGCTGCGCCAGTTGCAAAAGGCCGGGCACAAGCCGATCGTCCTGATGGGCGGCGGCACCGGCAAGATCGGCGATCCCAGCTTCAAGGACGAGGCGCGCAAGCTGCTGACCACCGACGCCATCGCGGCGAATGTGTCGAGCATCAAGCAGGTGTTCGAACGGTTCCTGACCTTTGGCGACGGGCCGGCCGACGCGATCATGGTCGATAACGCGGACTGGCTCGACAAGCTGGAATATATCCCGTTCCTGCGCGACATCGGGCAGCATTTTTCGGTCAACCGGATGCTGAGCTTCGATTCAGTCAAGATGAGGCTGGACCGCGAACAGTCGCTCAGCTTCCTCGAATTCAACTACATGATCCTCCAGGCATATGACTTCCTGGAACTGTCGCGCCGGTCAGCATGCCGTTTGCAAATGGGCGGGTCGGATCAGTGGGGCAACATCGTCAACGGCGTTGAACTGGCGCGACGCGTCGATGGCACCCATGTGTTCGGCCTCACGACGCCGCTCCTCACCAACGCCGATGGCACCAAGATGGGCAAGACAGTGGGCGGCGCTGTGTGGCTGAACGAGGACCAGCTTTCCAGCTATGATTACTGGCAGTTCTGGCGGAACACGGCTGATGCCGACGTCGCCAATCGCTTGCGCCTGTTTACGGACCTGCCGATGGACGAAGTGACGCGCCTCGCTTCCTTGCAAGGCGCAGAGATCAACGAGGCCAAGAAGATCCTGGCCAACGAAGCGACAGCGCTTTGCCGGGGCGCGGATGCTGCGACGCTGGCAGCCGAGACGGCGCGCAAGACGTTCGAGGAAGGCGCATCAGACGCCAACCTGCCGACCGTGAGCCTGGGCGCGGAGGGTCTGAACATCGTTCAGGGCACGACTGCCCTGGGCTTTGCGGCATCCAACAAGGAGGTCCGGCGCAAGCTTTCCGAAGGCGCGATCCGGGTGAACGGCGAAGTGGTCAGCGACCCGGCCCTGACTTTGAAGCCAGGGGACAAGGTCAGCTTCGGCGCAAAGAAACATGGATTAATAACCGACTGA
- a CDS encoding anhydro-N-acetylmuramic acid kinase — protein sequence MLAIGLMSGTSRDGIDAALIETDGEGQAQAVEFHAMPYDDGFRFRLAEACRRAMAMQSPGFEPLVASVEAELTELHVQAVADLLGRSGHIAEDVGVIGFHGHTVAHRPEWGWTWQIGDGAGLAGAFGIPVVADLRSADVAAGGQGAPLMPVYHRALAEGLAKPTVVLNLGGVANITFIGSDGTLIAFDTGMASGLIDNWMQMQVNADYDAGGACAAAGQVDEERLAAMMADPWFDLPPPKSIDREQFSINAVQGLNLEDGAATLTAFTAAAVARAIDHLPERPTAIHVGGGGRHNGTLMAMLTGRTGVAVMSVDELGWDGDALEAQGFAYMAVRRLKGLPISFPGTTGAPTPMTGGVLFRP from the coding sequence ATGCTGGCAATTGGGCTAATGTCCGGCACATCGCGCGATGGGATCGACGCCGCGCTGATCGAAACGGACGGCGAGGGGCAGGCGCAGGCGGTCGAATTTCACGCCATGCCCTATGATGACGGCTTCCGCTTCCGGCTGGCCGAGGCGTGCAGGCGGGCGATGGCGATGCAGAGTCCGGGCTTTGAACCGCTGGTCGCGTCGGTGGAGGCGGAACTGACCGAGCTGCATGTGCAGGCGGTCGCAGACCTGCTGGGGCGCAGCGGGCATATCGCAGAAGATGTGGGCGTGATCGGCTTTCACGGTCATACCGTCGCGCACCGACCCGAGTGGGGCTGGACCTGGCAGATTGGCGACGGAGCGGGGCTGGCCGGGGCTTTCGGGATTCCCGTGGTGGCCGATCTGCGTAGCGCTGATGTCGCGGCGGGCGGGCAGGGCGCGCCGTTGATGCCAGTGTATCACCGGGCGCTTGCTGAAGGGTTGGCAAAGCCGACTGTGGTGCTCAATCTGGGGGGGGTGGCCAATATCACCTTCATCGGATCGGATGGGACTCTGATCGCGTTCGACACCGGGATGGCGAGCGGCCTCATCGACAACTGGATGCAGATGCAGGTCAACGCTGACTATGATGCGGGCGGGGCGTGCGCGGCGGCGGGGCAGGTGGACGAGGAACGACTGGCGGCGATGATGGCCGATCCCTGGTTCGATCTGCCTCCGCCCAAAAGCATCGATCGCGAGCAGTTCAGCATCAATGCGGTACAGGGGCTCAATCTGGAGGATGGCGCGGCGACACTCACGGCCTTTACCGCCGCCGCCGTGGCGCGGGCGATCGATCATCTGCCTGAGCGGCCAACCGCAATTCATGTGGGGGGTGGCGGACGGCACAACGGCACGCTGATGGCGATGCTGACGGGCCGGACCGGCGTCGCCGTCATGTCCGTCGATGAACTGGGATGGGACGGCGATGCGCTGGAGGCGCAGGGTTTTGCCTATATGGCGGTACGGCGTCTCAAAGGATTGCCGATCAGCTTTCCAGGAACGACCGGAGCGCCGACGCCGATGACTGGCGGGGTGCTGTTCCGGCCATGA
- a CDS encoding YoaK family protein → MKRYDRRHWVLAAGLSALAGYVDVIGFLRLGGFFVSFMSGNSTRLAVGTVQGSGVAARAALIIALFIAGAALGAIVARIAGRWRKPVLLTLVAMLLGLGASGVMLSVPAMVVAMGLLNAVFLRDKEVSIGVTYMTGTLVKLGQGIGNALVGGDRTGWLPYALLWTGLMAGALMAAFLHAVLPVDPLWGATGWTLALALFAAKWLPRPGT, encoded by the coding sequence ATGAAGCGTTACGATCGGCGACACTGGGTTCTGGCGGCAGGCCTGTCGGCGCTGGCTGGTTATGTCGATGTGATCGGTTTTCTGCGGCTTGGCGGTTTTTTCGTGTCGTTCATGAGCGGCAATTCAACGCGGCTGGCTGTTGGCACGGTGCAGGGAAGCGGTGTCGCGGCGCGCGCCGCGTTAATTATCGCACTGTTCATCGCCGGGGCGGCGCTGGGCGCGATTGTCGCCCGGATCGCCGGACGATGGAGAAAGCCGGTTTTATTAACGCTGGTGGCGATGCTGCTGGGACTGGGCGCTAGCGGGGTGATGCTGTCGGTGCCTGCGATGGTGGTCGCCATGGGGCTGCTCAACGCTGTATTCCTGCGCGACAAGGAAGTCAGTATCGGAGTTACCTATATGACCGGCACGCTGGTAAAGCTGGGACAGGGCATCGGCAATGCGCTGGTCGGTGGAGACCGGACAGGCTGGCTGCCTTATGCGCTACTGTGGACGGGATTGATGGCCGGGGCGTTGATGGCGGCCTTTCTTCACGCCGTTCTGCCGGTCGATCCATTATGGGGTGCGACTGGCTGGACCCTGGCGCTGGCGCTTTTCGCCGCGAAGTGGTTGCCCCGCCCCGGGACCTGA
- a CDS encoding vWA domain-containing protein has product MMLNLLDALRAAGIPVGIKEHLLLLEALDRDVIGQRPEDFYYLARATYVKDEGLIDRFDQVFAQIFKGVLGTEGLDAEIPEEWLRLVAEKYLSAQEMEKIKSLGSWDEIMETLKKRLEEQKGRHQGGNKWIGTGGTSPFGNGGYNPEGVRIGGESRHKRAIKVWEKREFQNLDNNKELGTRNIKVALRRLRRFAREGAADELDLEGTIRGTARQGWLDIRMRPERHNAVKLLLFLDVGGSMDPFIRLCEELFSAATAEFKNMEFFYFHNCLYEGVWKDNSRRFSERIPTWDVLHKYGHDYMVIFVGDAAMSPYEISYPGGSVEHMNEEPGAVWMSRVLHTYPASVWLNPTPRQHWDYSQSTRMIREIMNERMYPLTIEGIDDAMRELTRKR; this is encoded by the coding sequence GAATCCCGGTAGGTATTAAGGAACATCTGCTGCTGCTGGAGGCGCTGGACCGCGACGTTATCGGGCAGCGGCCGGAGGATTTCTATTATCTCGCGCGCGCAACCTATGTGAAGGACGAAGGGCTGATCGACCGCTTTGATCAGGTCTTTGCCCAGATTTTCAAGGGCGTATTGGGCACAGAGGGCCTGGACGCGGAAATTCCGGAGGAATGGCTGCGCCTGGTCGCCGAGAAATATCTGAGCGCCCAAGAGATGGAGAAGATCAAGTCGCTCGGCAGCTGGGACGAGATCATGGAGACGCTGAAGAAGCGGCTCGAGGAGCAGAAAGGGCGCCATCAGGGCGGCAACAAGTGGATTGGTACGGGTGGCACCTCCCCTTTCGGCAACGGTGGCTATAATCCCGAAGGCGTTCGGATCGGCGGCGAAAGCCGGCACAAGCGCGCGATCAAGGTATGGGAAAAGCGCGAGTTTCAGAATCTGGACAACAACAAGGAACTGGGCACCCGAAATATCAAGGTCGCGCTGCGGCGTCTGCGCCGCTTCGCGCGGGAGGGCGCCGCCGACGAACTGGACCTGGAAGGCACGATCCGGGGCACGGCACGGCAGGGCTGGCTGGACATTCGCATGCGGCCCGAGCGGCACAATGCGGTCAAGCTACTGCTCTTTCTCGACGTAGGCGGATCAATGGACCCCTTCATTCGGCTGTGCGAGGAGCTGTTTTCAGCGGCAACGGCCGAGTTCAAGAATATGGAGTTCTTCTACTTCCATAACTGTCTGTACGAAGGCGTGTGGAAGGACAATAGCCGCCGGTTTTCGGAACGGATTCCGACATGGGATGTCCTGCACAAATATGGACATGATTATATGGTGATCTTCGTCGGCGATGCAGCGATGAGCCCGTATGAGATCAGCTATCCGGGCGGATCGGTCGAACATATGAACGAAGAACCGGGCGCCGTCTGGATGAGCCGGGTGCTCCACACCTATCCCGCGTCAGTGTGGCTGAACCCGACGCCCCGGCAACATTGGGACTATAGCCAATCGACGCGGATGATCCGCGAGATTATGAACGAACGCATGTATCCTCTGACGATCGAAGGCATTGACGACGCCATGCGCGAACTGACGCGCAAGCGCTGA